The window GGTTTGAGTCGCGTGACAACCGGCCGCATAATCACTCTGCGAGTCGTCCGCTTctggcccttcttcttgtgaGTCGGGCGATGCTCCTTCTGGGGAACCTGGctgtcctcgatctcaacaTTGCCGGcctcttgttcctcttcGAGCTCACGGAGCACATCCCATTCGTCCTCCATTCGTTCCTCCTCCATGTCGCGGAGACCTTGAACGATATGCGATAGCCCTTTACTCGCGTAGTGAAGTGGTTTCCGGGAGACAATTGGACTGAGGCCTGGTCCGTTCTGGTTGGCAGTAGCGGCCGGGTAGCGACCGGAATTGGAGCGGCGTAGGAAGGAAGGTGTTTCGGACTGGGGTGCTCCCGGGGCTGCTGGAGGTGGTAGATCCGGTGATAtgttttcctcttcttctttatGATCCTCTGCCTCTACCATTGCGGCATAGCGCATTGTCGTGGGAGTCGCGAACAGATTCGCCAAGTAAAACTGCTTGGTCGAGGAGGCTGGAGTCCGAGCCATTCTCGGTGTTTCctgctgctgttcttcttccgGTGCTTCTGGGATCATGTCGACCGTTTTGCGTTTGGATGGTGTTCGAAAAGCGGCCGCAAGCGTATTCGCCCGCTTCGTCCCGGACGGAGTTGGGGCGCTCCCGCCCGACTCAGATAGAAGGTCGAAGAGTCCTAGAGTTTTCCCATCGCGTTGGGGAGTTGGTCCAATTGCAGCTTTCAGAGGAGATGGTGCTGGCATATTCGGTTGGTGTGTGCTTGGACTGAAGAGTTTGCGAAGCGTCGATGGCGAGTCGTATGGGTCTAActgggatggatgggcaTTCGTCGTCCGCTTGTGAGACGGAGTCGCGAAGAGGCCCTTGGCTGACTTGCGCGGCGTCATTTCGACATGCGCCTCGGGGCCGGTAGGCGATGCATGCTTGCGCTTTTTGGAACGGTCTTGGGCTTCGTGTCGCTGATTCTCGCGTCGAGCTAGAGAGGACTCGAGGGATTTGAGTCGACCGTATTCCTTGTATTTGGCGGCTGATGAACAGAGAGAACAGGAGTCAGTGATTCGACCAACACAATTGGTTCGAAAACTCTCGTGCCTAGACCTACCGATCTCCGCGTTCTGCTTGATATCATCCCTACCCGCTTTCTTGCCATTGTTGGCCGACGAGAATGCTTTCTCCCATGATTTTAATTCTGCGCGCAAGTCAACAGCCTGACTGGCAACCTCGGCACGAGACCCCAGGGCGTGGTCCGCCATTATCGCATGGTGTGGTTGGGTGTCGGTGAAGAGAAGCTGAGCTGAGAAGGGACGCGATTGACTACTTAACGCGGTCTGACGTCGCGCGTCGGGTGGGTCTGAACCCTACATTTCCAGCCACTTGTGTTGGCTCCATGAAGAGTTACTAGTAACGACTGGGGTCGTTCAATACTTCATTTTCTACTGGCGGAATATGTCTACGCCTACTAGGCTGACATGTTTCTTGATTCTTTCGTCAGCTAGCGTTGGTCTTATCTTCGGGTTACCCCGCCAGTAGTCCCTAACCAACCCTGCCGTAATATATATAATGTCCCCCACTGTTTTCTTTGGAACTGACACGAACGTTAGGTGAGCCGAGGGAAACTCTAGTTTATAGAAGTTTCAGTTATAAGAAAACCCCCGCCCCAATCTGTCGACAGGAATCACCGGCTTACGGCCAATTGACCGTCCAACATGGCCACACCTTCTGGAGAATCCCTGTTGAACGCAGAGTTTGATGCTCTTGTGAAAGAACAGCTCGAGCTCTGGAAAGTGCCAGGCCTGGCCATCGCAATTGTCCAAGGTCCCAACACGTATTCCAAGGTAACGACATCCTGAAGTGTGGGATGTACCCCAGTACTCACATTCGACAGGCATATGGGTTCGCCGAACTCCCCGacaagaagatgacgaccgATGCACTCTTCTCGACCTGCAGTACTACCAAGGCATTCACTGCTGCAGCGACCTCCATGGCAATCCAGGATAGCAAAGCTACCGCGTCGCCTTTCGACTGGGACACACCAATGTCCACTCTGATTCCAGACGACTTTGTGCTAGCAGATGACTACTACACTAAGAACGTCACGATCGAAGATCTGCTGTCGCATCGATCCGGCATGGCGTCCCATATGTGGGTCCCGAGCTTGAATAAAAAGGACGTAACTGTGCGCGAGTCTGTTCGTTCTTTGCGAAATCTGCCTCTCGCGCACCCCCTGAGAACCAAGTTTGAATACAACAATCACGGGTACATCGCAGTTTCGTACGCTCTTGAGAAGCTTACAGGAGAGCCCCTGGGTAACATATTGAAGAGACGGATCTGGGAACCATTGGGCATGAACGAGACCTTCTTTTCCATCCAAGAGGCCAAAGCAAACCCATCAAGCGCACAAAAGTTCGTCCAAGGCTACAGTTGGTATCCGACCGACGAAGGCGGCTCCTATAACCCGGAGCCTACAATGTCTTGGGATGCTGTCAGCGGTGCTGGAACCATGGTCAGCAATGTTCTTGACTATTCACACTGGATACGAGAACAGATCCATAAAACTGGTCCTCTCAAGGGCCACGACTCGCTAACACAGCCCCGCATACTGCACTTTGAAAATGACGGTGGCAGCCCGCCTGGTCCCTGGCATGCGCATGCGCTAGGTTGGTATTGCGACTACTATCGCGATCAACCTCTCCACACCCACCCTGGTGGCTGGCCTGGCTTTGGTTCTCTGGTGGGCTTCTTGCCAAATAAAGACTTTGGGTTCGCCATCTTGGGCAATGCCACCCCGGCGAACGTTGTTGGATTTAGATTACTCATGCACCTCCTGGACAAGATTCTAGATCTCCCAGATGATCCCAAGTATAACGAGGAACTTGCGGCATGTTTTGCAAAGCAACGCGAGACATGGGACCGAAGCATCTCACCTCCAAGCTTGGACGAAGTGAAGGCCAAGTTCTATCCTTCTTTGCCTGATCCCCCATTGCCTTTGTCCTTGCCAGTGGAGAAGTATGCCGGGACATACACACACAAGACGGGTGATTCGGTTATTTTAACGGTCCAGGAGGGTCACTTGACAGCAGACTTCTCTGACAGGCCCATCACGGTGTGCCTGGAGCTGGTACATGTGAGTGGGGAGTTCTTCATTGGAAAACTATGGAACAAAAAGCGTGTCTATTTTCAGCAGTTCCCTGTGGAATTCTCTGTGGATTCTACAGGAACGGCTCATAAGGTTGGTATGCTCCTCGAGGCTGCTTTGGGTGAAGAAAAGATCTGGTTTGAGCGCAAAGAATAGCTTCCGATGATTTAGATCCTTTAGCTCCTATTCGGTAATCAATATCACATCTATTCCGAAACTTCGGGTGCCTCTAAAAGCACTGTAAAAAAGAAAGTCCACAGCTACGCTATGTAATCAATAAAAAATCTCAAAGACCATCCTCACCAGCTCGTCAGCCCCTTCAGCCTATCAAACCCACCCCGCAGCTGCGTCTCGGGGTGCACCACCTTCCCCTGCAGAATAGTGTAGTTAACAATGCCCTCACAGTGTTCAGGCCGAACGCGCGCCAGCCAAATCATCTGCTGTTGCTTCTTCCGGTACACCAGCACATTAGCGGAGAACTTGTGCCCGCCCACATGCGAGACGAAGAAAATTCCCGCACCGCCAGGCCGGGTATCATCCGCATCCCGGTCCAATCCGCGCGGACGCAGGTGACGCTCGAGTTCGCGCTTGATGAGCGGAGCGGTTATTCCGCAGCGCGCatctcgccgccggtgcGAGCACAGCAGGATCACGTAGTCGAGCTCGCAGGGGCGGGCGCTCATGCTAGATGCGGGGGAGATGCCGCTCTCAGTCTGTTGCTCGGCTGCTGGCGTGTCGACAAATCGCTTAATGAATTCGGGCGCATCTGCTGGTCTGACACGGTCCACGAATGTAAATGATGGGAGAACTAGCACCGTTGTTGCTTGCTGCATAGCATCCTGCGGGTTTTCGTGTTCCGGAAGTTGCAGATTGGAGGCCGAGACCATAAAACGCTGGTGTCCAACGTTAACGGATATCTATGATAGAAAAGGCAAAAGAATCATACCCCATGTTTGGATTTGGCGGAAGGCTGGTCGAGTGCCTCCATCAACGTCCCCTTCTCTTGCTCGACCTTTTCCTTCCAGTCGGATCGCCCCGTGGCAACCACGATATGGGCATGAAACTCCTTAATGTGGCCATAGAGAGGACGCGAGGTCTCAACCTTGACCTTGGAGGGAAATTGAATCGTGCAATCTGCACAACCTCTTAGGCAGTCTGCGCCGTCGCTTTCAGTATCCACTGTGGGGAACAGATAGTGGTTCTCTTTATTGTCATCGTGACTGGCAGGAGTGGACTTGGGCCCGAAGGAGAGCAGCGAGCGCAGCATGGTTGGAGTCAACCAAACGCTATGGCTGAGCCAGGTTGTTTAAGTTGGGAGAATATTTTTTGGTTTACTTCTGACGTGAGGAGTGGCTGCCTGCGGTGGATATAGCCTTCCTCGGCGGTCGATATCTAGTATCTCCGAGCCCCGAAGCCGAGCTCGGAGTCAATCTCCAGATTTACAATTTTTTTGGTGGACCCGCCGTTTGACAGCCTTGACTAGCGAGCTGGCTAGTGCCGCCTGTCTAAAATGAACTACATTGAATAGGCGCACATTAGTGCAACGCGCTGGTGGCCAGAGTTGCCAATGCCTAAGCGCCCGGACTTTTAGGGGTATTGTATTTGTTGAGGTCTATGTTTGGATCGAACGTGAATATTATAGATTAGATGTCCTGCAGAACTATACCTGTGTAGTTACCGCTAAATTAAGCAAGATGGGTTTAGATGCTAAATGACGGGCGCATAATCTGTAGATCGAGTGGGTATCTATAAGGGAAGACAGATATGAAAACAAGGTGAAAATGCTAAAGATCCAACCACGAAGTTTGTTCAGGAGGACTTTCCGCCGAAGACAATGGTATGGGCTTTCGAGTAATTGAGGACCGATGGCTCTTCTCAGACTGCACCGCAGACGCCGTAGAGGCTGTTGGCTTATGTGAGAACTGGGCAAGCTTCTCTGAGAACGGCGCAGTCTCCTCTGAGGAGGGCACAGTATCCTTTGGGGGCGGCACAGGCTTCTCCGAGGGCATCACAGGATCCTCTGAGGAAAGGCCAAATTCTTTGGATATGAAATCAGCCAACCATGCCGGTGCTTCACCAGGAGTGACCAATCCCCGAGATGCATCATTAGAATTGCCCGTAGAATTTTCCGATATTTCATGCTGGTTTTCAGTGCCCGGCTCGGTATTTCCAGTATCCAGCCGGGTAACCGGAGCATTGGGAGTATTGGGAATATCAGGAACACCAGGCACATCAGGAAGATCAGAAACATCAGGCACATCAGGAGTGTCAGGAACACTAGAAGCAGGATATTCAGCAGGCAGCTCAAAGATCCCTTCCGGTGGCTCGGTTGACGGCTGTGAAGATAATTCCGCTGCTTGTTCATGAGGTTGGCCGGAGACGAGCTCAGGAACACTTCCAACAGGTGTCGGCTCGGCGGTGAAAATCTCCAATCGCAAGACGCACATCAATGGCTCAGCCTCGGCCGGAGGAGGCACTTCGCCTTCCAGTAGTTGTTTCGGAGTGACCTTTCGCTCGTACATCTTTTTGTTCGCCGAAGCTCGTTCCCCGAGCACGCCACCCTCAAGCGTGAGCCCGCCGTACATACCACGGGTTTTGGAATAGGCGTACATCCCCGCAAAACCTTTCCGGCTGGCCATGGTGCTCGCCTCGCCGCTGCGTCCAATGGGGCCGAAAGCAATGCTGATATTTCCACTGAGAGTCAAAGATCCGCCCTGGGCGAACTTTTTCATCTCTCGCTCGGTGTTGACGACAAAGACAAAGTCAGTCAGCTCCATCCCAAATTGGCCGCCAACACCGATGCCTCCTGTCGCAATGGCTGAAGGAGCTGACCAGGTGCCGTCAGGGAGTCGGGCGACGATCAGCCCGGATCCAAACCGGACAGAGCCCAAGAATCCAGCTTTGAAGGATGTGAAGATCACAAGACCCTGTAAGCATATTAGAAACAGTTTCGCTTGTATTTTTCATCATTAGCTCCCACCTTCGCCCTAGAAAGAACGCTGCGGGGAACCCCGCCATCCAGAAATGTCCCGCCGTCGAGACTGCCAAATTCCTTCGGATTAATGAACGAATTCAGAATTTTGCCGGCTTTCTTGCATTCCTCTGTTTGGACATTGTTAGTCTGATCCTGAAACCCTTCGAGTCCGTAGAAGAAAAATCTCACTGGATAACGAGGCCGGCAATGGATTGTGAAATGGATTATGCATCCGAGATTTTATTGACTCGGAGCGTACCGACGACATGGCGTGAATCAGGAATATGTTAATGATTTGTCAAAATTATGTCTTCCTGAGGGATTCGCAGGGGTCTCAGAGGGGTGATTAAGGCCTGTGGTTGGCGTCGGCGCAATCCAAAAAGCTGAGCAAGCAACTAAGCCCCTTTTCAGATGGCGCAGCGGAAGAGCATGCGGAAGTGGGGGCCAAATTCTATTTTGCTGAAAGAGGCTCTGGGATACAGTCAGCATGCAGTTTGAGCATCAACGACGCGCTTTTTGATTTGCTACTAGGGAACCATACTAGACTGAAGGGTCGTAGGTGGAGACTAGTTTATTAACTTAACGTTAACTAATGTTGACGAACTAGTCAACTATTCTTTTCTAGGAAACCCGGGCCGAATCGTGTGCTCTTGTCAATGCGACCTCCGAGAGGGGAATAGGTGCGGGTAGTTATGCAGGGGCATAAATGCTTTGGAAGACAATCTGGGATCGTCACAAATAATCACATCAACCAGAGAGGATCTGCCGGGGCGGCCAACAAAAAGTGAGCCGCAGTGGGCCGTCCTTCAGGAATGACGGGGAAGTGGGACTGATGCTAGAGGCATTGTTATTGAGCAAATGATGATGTAGATCCGAAGAAGACCCTTTCATTCCATTAAAATCCATTCCTCCGGGCTCTCTAGGCAGACAAGAGATAGACAAGACCGGACCGAAGTGGGCCCAACACGTAAGCCGGAACTAACCTAAACTCTCTCTCAAAAAGCTCCGACCTCGACCGTCCCTGAGTTCTGATAACAATTGTACCATGCGGGGATTGCGTCGCTCATGTATCGTCTTCGTCTGTGAATGATAATGGCGGACATCCAGGGCGCTCCGCCTGCTGCGCAGCCCGAGAGGGTGCGTAAGAGGCGCCGACGCACCATGGCTTGTACTCAGTGCCGCACTCGTAAGTTGCGCTGTGATCGCGAATATCCCACCTGCGGGCGTTGCCTCAAGAGCAGAACTCCCAATAAATGCTCGTACGAGGATGGTTTTCTCTGGCAGCAACCCACCACCGTGTCGGCCGTTGCCTTTGCATCCGACCGAGGTTCCACCATATCTGCTCCCCCGCGAGTGGACCGCACGCCCGTCCACACGCCTCCGGATTCAGGGACGGGCACCATGTCAACTCGAACGGAATCTTTTATCCCAATCAATGAGTCTGCTCCGCCGGCTTCTCAGGAGCTACgtggccatcatctccatcatgATTTGGACCATCACAGTAATCATGCTCTGCCGCCGTTCCGGACCCGGCCGCCACGCGAACGCCGGGATTGCTTTTTGGAAACTGTTCTAGGCGCACCCAAGGCGGGTGTGAACCAGGAACCCTATGCGAACTCCGCGGTCATGCAGCGACCGAAGCGTTCCGCTCCGGGGCTGGACATCACCATCTCGGCCCAGGCTGATGAGGCCGACtacggtgaagaagaaacagacgACGCCCTTTCACCATCGCAAAAACTGGATCTTTCACCTCGCATGATGATGCGCGGCCGGGAGACCAAGACCCGCTTCAATGGATCAGGGATTTATGCCAATATTGTAGCAGAAGTATGTCTCAGACAACCGCTGTCAAGGTCCAATCAATGCTAATTAACCCCAACTTTAGTTCTTGGACATCCGATCTTTTGCCGAAGAGATTAAGCTATCCAATCCAATACTCTCACAAGTCCGTCCAGACCTGGAGAGGGTCAGGAAGGGCCTATGGAAGCGGATTCCTCTTAATGAGCCATTTCCTGAACCCACCACGGCATCGCTGATATCTCTTTTGCCATCTCGCGCAGTCGTGGATGAGTTGGTTGGCTTATACCTGACTTATATAGAATCTACACACCGCATCTTCCATGCGCCAACTTTCCTACGGGATCTTGACAAGTTCTGGGGCTTGACGGATACACCCAACATGGCGTCCCCTTCGTTTGCGGCTCAGCTTCTGCTGATGCTCTCCTGTGCCTGGCATCTCGCCGACCCAGTCAGCCtacaagaaaagaatggGGAAGAACTCAAATGCTATACTGCCGTGGAGTGGGTTCTGCATGCCGAAAAATGGATCGAGAACTTGCACGTCAAGCGACCGGAAATCAATTCGATGCGAATCTCTATACTCTTAATAAAGGCCCGGAATTGGTACGGAATGAAGCGCAGCCAGGCCTGGCTCGCCACGGGGACTCTTGTCAGAgaagccatgatggctggCTATCACCGCGACCCGAGCCGGTACATGAGAATCTCGCCGTTCAACAAAGAGATGCGTCGGCGGATCTGGACAACCATCGTTGAACTTGATTTGCAGGTTGCCTTTGACCGGGGCATGCCACCGTCCGTCCAAAGCTCAGATTACGATGTTTTCTCCGCTCTGAACGTCAACGATAACGAATTCAACGAGGATGTCACCGACCTTCCACTGGGACGGCCGCTCAGCGAAGTTACCGATGCGTCTTTCCATTGCGTTTTACTACGATCCCTTCCGCTCCGCCTCAAAGCTTGCCATTTAATGCACTCGCCGCGCATTAGTTGTCGATACGAAGAAATCCAGCACTTGGACTGGGAACTAACCCGACATATCGCGCGGATCCCCGCCTGGACGGCACTAGAGGGCATCGGCGCGGTGACCCAACATAAGGTGAGCCTGTGGAAAGCGTTGATCGAGACCAAGTTGGCACAAACCCTCCTGTCGATTCACACACCGTTTGCCCTCGAGGCCGGGCGGGAGGCATTATTTGTCCCCTCTGCAAGGTCTCGCATGGATGTTGCGAGCAAGATCCTTTCGACGCAGCGAGAGCTTCACGAAACATCGAGGCCGTTGTCTCTGTGCCTTCTTGGCGAATGGACTCTACAGGCCTATATGTCGATCTGCCAGATTTTGCACTCAGGAGAATCTCGGAATGGTATGTTTCCCCTTCACTGTCTGTTGAATGGCATACTAAGGAATTCTAGCTACTTACAAcccaccatccaccatgtTTTTGATGCACAGTCTTCCCGGCCTCCCCGAATCGCTTATATCTCTGGTGGAAACGGCCCTGGTCTGCCTGGAAGGCCAATTTCTGCTGGTTGTCAAAGGAGCCAAGGATTATTTCTTTCTGTCGACAATTGTGGCGTTAGTCAAAGCCAGACTATGGCCTACCCAAGCAGTCATGTACAAACAGCAGGTGGTCGAACGGATTCTGTCATTTGCGCAGACATTATTTTCTCGCCATGCCAACTGCGAGCATCTGGGCACTCCCGGGATGGGCAGTTTCAAAACCAACCAGGTCTGTCTTTGTGCAATAGGAAGCGTCTTGGTGAGATTTGACTGACTCGACTGTAGGTGGCTGCCTTTACCGCTACTCCCGGCATGGCCCCGGTGTTGCCCTCAGACCTGGAGAACATGCTCCCATCAGCAAATCTCGGTGTAAGCATTAGCCTCTGTCCCCTCCTCTTTGTGCCATCCTAACTTTCCCCCCCTCTTTTCACTGTCCAGTCTCCCGGTAATTTCGATCCTTTTTTGGATGTATTCGATTGGGAGGATCTAACCGGATATGCACTCGGCGACTGATCTCCTCTTATCTGTGTTGTCCCTTTCTTGAGCTGGTCGGCCGCTGTACAATATCCCTTTCTATTCATCTGGAtttccatcttcatcacATGGTTCTTGTGTCAGTTTTGCTATTTTGCGTAATTCCTTGCCGTAATGCCATCATCTCAATCCCACCTATGTGTGTGTATATATATGGCTCGAGATGGCCCACACTGAGGTCATCGCTAGGGGTCGTCGATCAGGCTTGGCCTCCCCGGGTCTGCAAGGAGGTGTCGATCACGAGAAAGGTCCAATTGACAGAACAAAGTGAGTTGTCAGCCCTGATGACCACCGGATTCGCTAGGGTTCGCTAGGGCTCTCTAGGTTTTTGCAAGGCCGAGACACTCACCCCGCCTCTAAACGCCCAATGTGTTGTCCCTTTGATTGCAGGCTTGTTATTCCCACTGCACTTGGTAGTGGGGCCGAAGGGTCAAACACGCGAAACAAAACGCGAATCACACCACGGAGCTTCCGGACGCTAACTAGACCAGTAAGCGAAGGTATCACCGATAAAGAATTACTCCTCTTTGCTGTGGCGGGTGCAACACCCTATCCCACCAATGATAATGTGTGGCATCTCTGCGGTCAACCCCTGGCGCCACGTCTAACCAGCACGCTGCGACAGGGGGGTCAGGGCACGGACCTGGATACCTCGGGATACATCTAGCCCCGTAGTATTTATAGGTCGTCAGAGGTCACTTCTTGGTATCTGCGCCCAGAAAGTGTCAGCCTAAAAGGATCTAAAAAACTTGGCTTTGGTTTAGTCTCGATCGACAGAACACGATGGACCCTGCAAAAGATAAAATAAAAGGAAACCAATAGAAACAGCACCTgctccctttctttttttttttttaaagCTCCCTTGCGTGACCGCATAACTACCATGTGCGCTgccctttcttctctttcccatcttcctcgtctgAATCACTTCGTCTCCTTTCCCAACCTCCCCTTTTCCCCTCGCCCTGGCTGGCAAGATTAACAGCCTTGCAAGATGCGCTGATTCTAGTCAGCCATAATCTTTCAAGGTTGTTCGTTTTCGCCAACTCTGCGCGGCCTGGGCTTTCTGTACATACCTCGCTCAATGCCACGCATTCTGTGGCTGCTGGCCACGCTCGTGGTTCTGATCCAGGCGGCTCCCCCGGTCCCATTCGGGGGTGAGGTCAGTCAGGTCTACGAAACAACCGATACTCTCCCGCTGCCCAACCTGGGCAACATTGTTGCACACGATCCCAACATAGTTCAGTCCAATGGCTACTACTATCTCTTCAAGGGTGATCCGCATCTTCCCTTTTTCAAGGCCGCCAATATGAGCGGGCCGTGGGAACTAGTCGGCCATGTCTTCGACAAAGCCAGCATTATCCACCACAAGGGAAGCCGCAAACGACCCTgggcgccgacgacgatcgAGCACAATGGCATGTTTTACTGCTACTACACGCTCAGTAAACATGGCTCTCGCCACAGCGCTATTGGTGTCGCCACGACGACGACCCTGGACGGCAGTGCGTGGACAGACCACGGCGCAGTGATTGAGACAGACGGGGGCAAGGACTCGCTCATTTACCCGTTCAACATCACCAATGCCATCGACGCATCTTTCATCACCGATCAAACGACCGGGGAATCCTACCTGAATTGGGGCAGCTTCTGGCATGATATCTGGCAGTTGCCGCTCTCCGCAGATCTGTTATCTGTTAAGAATCCCACGGACCCAGACGCAGTGCAATTGAGTTTTATCCCGCACCGAAAGTCAAAGCCCGAGGAGGGGTCGTGGATGAGCTACCACGACCCCTATTACTACGTGTGGTTCAGCCACGGCAAATGCTGTCGCTTTGAGAAAGGATTTCCCGCGCGGGGAGAGGAATACGACATCCGGGTTGGCCGGTCGCGAAACGTGCGAGGGCCCTTTGTGGATAAGGATAATAACCTCCTCATTGATGGTGGGGGCACGGTTATCTATGCCTCGAACAATGGCAAGGTCTATGCTCCTGGCGGAGTGGGCGTGTTGCCGGGCGTCAATGCCTCCACGTCCGATATTCTTTATTTTCATTATCTGAACACCTCAATTGGCTTTACAGATAAGGTATGCATGCCAGAATCCTGGGACTCGATGAACGGGGGAACCTAACAACGTTTTCAGGATGCCCATATGGGCTGGCTCTATCTCAATTATACCGACGGCTGGCCGGTCGCAGTCCAAACGGAACAAAGCAGCAACGCGGGGTCGTTGCACTGCCTTCCTCGTTGGTCCTATTGGACGATGTTGATGAGTATGTGGATTCTTCAGAGTTTCTGAAATGTGGAGTTGCTAATAAGAGGTTACAGGTTTATGGTTCTACGTTTGGTTATAGACGGCggggtttcttttctttccagcgCATCAATAGAGCTTCATGTCGGCGGGTTTTGGGCACGGATAGAACATTTTCACTGGTTATTTAGCGAGCATTTGGGGGTGAACGCATTATTTCTCGTCCGAGGAGACATTTCTCATTATATCAGATCGACGCACCGACTGCGCTTATTTTCATACACGTTCCTTTTCCTTGCCTGCTTCACGGATCCCATCCGCCATCGACATTGTATACTGCCCCTGTAGTATATGATGCAGCATCACTGAGCAGAAACAGCACCGTCTGCGCGATCTCGTCGGGGGTACCGAGGCGCGAAATGGCGGTGGGCGTATCAGTCACCTGGCCTTGAATTCCAGTCGCTTGATCCAAAAGCGGGGTTTGAATCGCGCCTCTGCAGCAACATATCAGTCAGCCATTGATCACCAAGCACCATGAAGAAGGCTATACTCACGGCGCCACCGCGTTAACCCGAATCCCGGGTCCAACCTCTTTAGCAACGGATCTCGTCAATCCAACAATCCCATGCTTGGTCGCCGAGTACGCCGCATGCAATGGAAACCCTCGCAGGCCCTGAATGCTCGCCGCATTCACAATACTCCCCTTACCGCCAGATGCAGAGTCGGCAATCGCCCGCAGCTCCGCCCGCAGACAATACATCATCCCCGAGAGATTCACGCGCATCAGCATATCCCActcgtcgtcttcgagaTCGGTGAGCTTCCCCACACCGTGCTGCTTGCCGATCACGCCGGCCAT of the Penicillium psychrofluorescens genome assembly, chromosome: 1 genome contains:
- a CDS encoding uncharacterized protein (ID:PFLUO_000466-T1.cds;~source:funannotate), yielding MADIQGAPPAAQPERVRKRRRRTMACTQCRTRKLRCDREYPTCGRCLKSRTPNKCSYEDGFLWQQPTTVSAVAFASDRGSTISAPPRVDRTPVHTPPDSGTGTMSTRTESFIPINESAPPASQELRGHHLHHDLDHHSNHALPPFRTRPPRERRDCFLETVLGAPKAGVNQEPYANSAVMQRPKRSAPGLDITISAQADEADYGEEETDDALSPSQKLDLSPRMMMRGRETKTRFNGSGIYANIVAEFLDIRSFAEEIKLSNPILSQVRPDLERVRKGLWKRIPLNEPFPEPTTASLISLLPSRAVVDELVGLYLTYIESTHRIFHAPTFLRDLDKFWGLTDTPNMASPSFAAQLLLMLSCAWHLADPVSLQEKNGEELKCYTAVEWVLHAEKWIENLHVKRPEINSMRISILLIKARNWYGMKRSQAWLATGTLVREAMMAGYHRDPSRYMRISPFNKEMRRRIWTTIVELDLQVAFDRGMPPSVQSSDYDVFSALNVNDNEFNEDVTDLPLGRPLSEVTDASFHCVLLRSLPLRLKACHLMHSPRISCRYEEIQHLDWELTRHIARIPAWTALEGIGAVTQHKVSLWKALIETKLAQTLLSIHTPFALEAGREALFVPSARSRMDVASKILSTQRELHETSRPLSLCLLGEWTLQAYMSICQILHSGESRNATYNPPSTMFLMHSLPGLPESLISLVETALVCLEGQFLLVVKGAKDYFFLSTIVALVKARLWPTQAVMYKQQVVERILSFAQTLFSRHANCEHLGTPGMGSFKTNQVAAFTATPGMAPVLPSDLENMLPSANLGSPGNFDPFLDVFDWEDLTGYALGD
- a CDS encoding uncharacterized protein (ID:PFLUO_000467-T1.cds;~source:funannotate), which codes for MPRILWLLATLVVLIQAAPPVPFGGEVSQVYETTDTLPLPNLGNIVAHDPNIVQSNGYYYLFKGDPHLPFFKAANMSGPWELVGHVFDKASIIHHKGSRKRPWAPTTIEHNGMFYCYYTLSKHGSRHSAIGVATTTTLDGSAWTDHGAVIETDGGKDSLIYPFNITNAIDASFITDQTTGESYLNWGSFWHDIWQLPLSADLLSVKNPTDPDAVQLSFIPHRKSKPEEGSWMSYHDPYYYVWFSHGKCCRFEKGFPARGEEYDIRVGRSRNVRGPFVDKDNNLLIDGGGTVIYASNNGKVYAPGGVGVLPGVNASTSDILYFHYLNTSIGFTDKDAHMGWLYLNYTDGWPVAVQTEQSSNAGSLHCLPRWSYWTMLMSLWFYVWL
- a CDS encoding uncharacterized protein (ID:PFLUO_000468-T1.cds;~source:funannotate) — protein: MDSLKGKVIAITGVRGIGLAVARQLHAHGALLSLADISTECLTNAVSEITGRSEDSTIMTTPVDVSSSSSVNAWITETVSRFGRLDGAANMAGVIGKQHGVGKLTDLEDDEWDMLMRVNLSGMMYCLRAELRAIADSASGGKGSIVNAASIQGLRGFPLHAAYSATKHGIVGLTRSVAKEVGPGIRVNAVAPGAIQTPLLDQATGIQGQVTDTPTAISRLGTPDEIAQTVLFLLSDAASYTTGAVYNVDGGWDP